The following proteins are encoded in a genomic region of Colletotrichum higginsianum IMI 349063 chromosome 9, whole genome shotgun sequence:
- a CDS encoding RNase h domain protein, with translation MRLQAQAPWTKATDLFNPRARATTTTRRIPLPPILIRRRAAAFWQGRPDDRDRTLQLLSTILNDLYDMPANKRGAPSSNSTSSKKRRTDKDVQKYYAVRTGARPGIYLTWAECQKQTAGFRGAQWVVPADKSFLTREDAQAFVEGKKIPSEEGEEKPLRFYAVARGIFTGIFMDWGTASLAIAGTKGPKYKKFDTYEDALAFIREWGDEQTIAIAEKEARRNGMTVPSSNKTFVKAEKSEDTSDSDDDSEQSDDILSVEPETKIYTQVYTDGSSLGNGTAGSVAGVGVYFGPNDPRNVSERLEGELQTNQRAELTAILRAFQLSPLTQPIEIVTDSKYSIKCVTEWYENWEKNKWRTSTNNEVKNKDLIQAVREEIAKRDAAGTKTNFVWVKGHNNHPGNAAADELAVAGASMGLPAKGRKKLK, from the exons ATGCGTTTGCAAGCTCAAGCTCCTTGGACAAAGGCTACCGACCTCTTCAACCCCCGAGCTCGAGCTACGACGACTACAAGACGCATTCCCTTACCTCCGATACTTATAAGACGACGAGCCGCCGCATTTTGGCAAGGCAGACCAGACGATCGCGATCGCACGCTGCAGCTTCTCTCCACCATCTTGAACGATCTTTACGACATGCCGGCTAACAAGAGAGGCGCCCCGTCGTCGAATTCGACGAGCTCGAAGAAGCGCAGGACGGACAAGGACGTACAGAAATACTATGCTGTGCGCACCGGTGCGCGTCCAGGTATTTATCTGACCTGGGCCGAGTGCCAGAAGCAGACGGCTGGCTTTCGTGGAGCGCAAT GGGTCGTCCCTGCAGACAAATCCTTCCTAACCCGAGAGGATGCGCAGGCGTTTGTGGAGGGCAAGAAGATACCGagcgaggaaggcgaagagaAGCCGCTGCGCTTCTATGCCGTCGCGCGCGGCATCTTTACGGGCATCTTCATGGACTGGGGAACAGCGTCACTGGCGATCGCGGGGACCAAGGGGCCTAAGTACAAAAAGTTTGACACGTACGAGGACGCGCTGGCTTTCATCCGAGAATGGGGCGACGAGCAGACAATTGCCATCGCGGAGAAGGAGGCTCGGCGCAATGGgatgacggtgccgtcgtcgaatAAGACCttcgtcaaggccgagaagtcAGAGGATACCTCCGATTCGGATGATGACTCGGAACAGTCGGACGATATTCTCTCCGTGGAGCCGGAAACAAAGATCTACACGCAAGTTTACACTGATGGAAGCAGTCTGGGCAATGGCACTGCAGGATCCGTGGCAGGCGTGGGCGTCTATTTCGGACCCAATGACCCCCG AAACGTCTCTGAGCGCCTCGAAGGCGAACTCCAAACGAACCAGCGCGCGGAGCTCACCGCCATTCTGCGGGCATTTCAGTTGAGCCCGTTGACGCAACCGATAGAGATCGTGACGGACAGCAAATACTCGATCAAGTGCGTGACAGAGTGGTACGAGAACTGGGAGAAGAACAAATGGCGAACCTCGACCAACAACGAGGTCAAGAACAAGGACCTGATTCAGGCGGTGCGAGAGGAGATTGCGAAGCGTGATGCTGCGGGAACGAAGACGAACTTCGTCTGGGTCAAGGGACATAACAACCACCCGGGTAACGCAGCAGcggacgagctcgccgtcgccggggcgAGTATGGGCTTGCCGGCCAAGGGACGAAAGAAGCTCAAGTGA